A region of the Bryobacteraceae bacterium genome:
TCTCCCCTTCGTTCTCCATGTCCTGGATCAGCAGGCTCTCCCGGCCGAGCAGCACGCGCTCCCGTACGCTGGTGCTCAGCGGGAACGATCCGCCGCGCGCAGCCTTTTCGCTCAGCGTGCCATTTTCTTCAAGAAGGAGCGCGCCGCGCGGCGCGTCCACAGCGTCGGCAGCGAGGTCGAGGATCAGCGGCAGGAGCTGGCTGAGCGGGAGACGTCCGGTCAGCTCCACCCCGGCATGCAGCAGGGCGTGCAGATGCCGCGCCGAGGTGAGCGGCATCGGAGACGGCGCCGCATCGCCCGTGGTGGTGCTGAGCAGGCGGTCGAGCCGCACGGCGATGGTCGAATCGGCGGGCGCATGGGCTCGAGCCCCGGCAGGCGCCGGGCGCGGCTGCCGGAACTCGATCTGGAGCATGCCAGCGCGGAGAACGTCACCGGAGCGAAGTGATGAGGGCTCGCGCAACACCGCCCCGTTCAGAAACGTCCCGTTGCGGCTGCCGAGATCGCGCACGCTCCAGCCGTCCGGGCCTGCCTCGAAGACGAGGTGATGGCGTGAAAGCTCCTGCTGCTCCGGGAACGCCAAGTCGTTGTCCGTGGCGCGCCCGATGCGGCAGGGCGCGTCCGAAAGCGGCACGGCGCGAACGCCGCCCTGTGGTGTTCTCACGACCAACTCCGCGGGATCGTTCACGGCCCTCCTCCCGGCCTTTTCCGCGGCAGTGACTGCTGCGGAGTCCTCCTCTTGCCCTATGCAATGCGCGCGGGCCGGGCGTCGGGAAATGGCGGAAACCCAGTGGGCGCGCAGGCGGCACCCGCCTTCTCTGACTGGTTGAAGGATAGCACACTGCCGGCTGAGAGGGAAGCCGGCCGAAAGGGTCAACTCTTCGGGCGCGGCTTCATGCGCCAGCGGCCGCCGTTCGGCGGAAAGGCGAGCTTCAGCAGCTCTTCCAGTGCATAACGGATGTGGGCGCGGATGGCCGAGTCAGCGCGGAGCGGGTCGCCCGAGCAGAGTTCCTCGGCAAGCCCGGAATGGTAGCGCGGCGGCAGCGGATGAACCTGGGCGGCGGTGTCGGAAAGCCAACTGAACAGCAGGTCCTGTTCGCGCTCGATCGCCTGGCGCAGCAGTGGGCTGCCGCCGATTTCGGCGATCCGGAGATGGAAGCGCACATGGTAGCGGCGAACGGCCAGGCGGAATTCGCTGTCTTGCTGGAGCCGCTCCCAGTGCGTGTAATACTCGTCGAGTTTCCTGGCCATGCGGAGGATCTCCGCCTTCTGCGCTCGCGTGGCGCGCTCGGCGAACAGACGGGCGGCCTGGCTTTCCAGCGCCTCGCGCAGCGTGTACCGGTCACGGATCTCCTCACGGTCCGGCTGCCGGACGCGCGTGCCGACGCGGGGGCGGCTTTCGAGCAGCCCCTCGTTGACCAGCCGCTGGAGCGCCTCGGCCACCGGCAGCAGGCTCATGCCCAGTTCGCTGGCCAGCCGGCGCCGGGACAGGGCCGCCCCAGGCGGATAAATTCCCTTGAGGATTCGTTCCCGGACGAGGCGGTAGGCGCGCTGGGCCAGAGTGTCGTCCGCGTGCCGGGCGGCGGGCAGGGCGGAGCGCCCCTCAGGTTCCGCAGACATCATGAGTTCAGTCAAGGCAATAGTCTACTTGACCAGAAACGGCCACTTCCACACCCAGTGGTATCCAAAGCGCAGCAGGTAGACCGCGGCGGTGGCGGCAGCCAGGGCCGCCAGCCCCCCAAGGACATAGAAGACACGGCGCCACGGGAACCTCTCGCCTTCGCGGTGCAGCACCAGCAGATAGCTGGCGAAGACGCCGACGAAATAGAGCAGGATCATCGGCGCGGCAAAAATCGTAAGGTTGATCGCGTCCGGCGTGGGCGTAATGATCGCCGCCAGGATCACGATGATGAGGATGGCGTAGCGGGAGTGCCGCAGCAGGAAGCGGGGCGAGGCGATCCGCAGCAGCGTGAGGAAGAAAATGAGCACCGGCAGCTCGAAAACGAGCGCCACGCCGAGAATGACGTTGACGAAGAGGTCGAAGTACTCAGTGAGTGAAATGTAGGGACGGACCCCCAGATTGCTGCCGATGCCGAGAAGGAAGACAAGGCCGAAGCGGAAGGCGACGAAGTAGGCGAACAGGCCGCCGAGGATGAAGAGGCCCGCAGTGCAGAAGATGAACGGCACGGCGAGCCGGCGCTCCC
Encoded here:
- a CDS encoding GntR family transcriptional regulator, coding for MMSAEPEGRSALPAARHADDTLAQRAYRLVRERILKGIYPPGAALSRRRLASELGMSLLPVAEALQRLVNEGLLESRPRVGTRVRQPDREEIRDRYTLREALESQAARLFAERATRAQKAEILRMARKLDEYYTHWERLQQDSEFRLAVRRYHVRFHLRIAEIGGSPLLRQAIEREQDLLFSWLSDTAAQVHPLPPRYHSGLAEELCSGDPLRADSAIRAHIRYALEELLKLAFPPNGGRWRMKPRPKS